DNA sequence from the Littorina saxatilis isolate snail1 linkage group LG9, US_GU_Lsax_2.0, whole genome shotgun sequence genome:
TCGCAAAGTCACTTTTactgaaaaatgtgaccctccacgacggaatgagtcgcatgtcacctttgcatgattttcatatttttacattttctgaaagagttgtttatgctctatccagtgatgAAAACCGTttaagaaaagagaaaaaactgtttgagttataagcctgtgactaaggtgaccctcacactgttaccagacactccccggacttatatcaagcctagcgcagaaccgcgcgaggtgacatgcgactcatttcgtggtggagggtcacaaatgagtGGCAACGCTTCGTACATCGAGCTCCatgaaaagacttcgcgaagtcggcTGAGCACACACGATTATCCTAACCTGTAGTTAATCTGTAGAGGACCAAGCTCCACCCCCCTCAGTTGCTCCCGGTCCGCCTCCTTCCCTTTGTAGAACATGGCGTTGGTTACCATGGTGAGGAACAGCAGAGCCACCGCGCACACAAATCGCTGCACGCGCGTGAAAGGGCTGTAGGCGGGGCGTCGCGCCACCGATAACCATAAATGGTCATCGAACAGGCGTTGCTTGGAGACTAATTCGAAAACCTCACTTCCGCCTGAGAGGTCAGGGTTCAAGGCCGGAAGCTGCCGACTGACCTTGCAGTCGCCTTTCGTTGTCGACAGCCAGTCACGGCAGACGAAAATGGCGCTGCGGGGAATGACACAAAAAATCAAGATAAACTTAATCTTCTCACATGTCAGAGTCCGAAGCCGAGCTACACAATTGGTTTCTGGTTGCGAGATGTACTGTGGCATACAATGGCTACTCCGCACTGTACTGACAAACTAACATGACTGCATTGACCTCGGTACACTCGAATCACCAAGAACATCGGTAGCAATCCTCAATAATCATTCCGAAGTTACACTGATCAATACACGTGAGCGTTCAATTTACGTTAGCCTGAGAAAACATCAGAGCGCAAAAAGCAGATGGAACGTAGTGAAAgtacaaacaatcaaaacaacaaacaaacaccaacaagaacaacaacaaaaaaacacaacaacaacaacaacaacaacaacaacaacaacaacaaacaaacaaacgtacaaACGTGGTAATGTCTCATTTGCGTGTAGCATGATTTAATGAAAACATCAGAGGACATGTACAGGTAAATAGCCATTTCTGATAActtttcttctacttcttcgttcatgtgctgaaactcccatgttcactcatgttttagcacgagtatatttgtacgtgtatgaccgtttttaccccgccattctgacagcatacgccgatttcgggggaagtatgctgggtattttcgtgtttctataacccaccaaactctgacatggattacaggatcttctcgatgtgcacttggtcttgcgtgtacacacgaagggggataaggcactagcaggtctgcacataaattgacctgggagatcgataAAAGCtccaccctgaacccaccaggcggcagcggctGGGATTTAAACTCACGatcttccgattaggaggccgatgtcttgcCACTACGCCCGTCCAGTTCCGATCACTAAAACCAGCCAAGCTTGGGTTGTCAATGTAAGGGGGAGAAAAAGGTAAGGAGAAACAAAAAAGAATGAGAAACATAGAAAAAAAAACTTACATTTCTTGCGTTGTTTGGTCACAAACGACAACTCTGTCCAGTTTCCAGTTGGGATTGTTCCCCTTGTTGTCATGCCAGATACGAAGCTCGAGCAGCTGGCCGAGGTTGATACGTGAGGTCATCACAAAGTTTGACACTGTTCCAGACTTGAAATTCTGCAAATATTGTAGATAGTTGAGCAAGAAATGAACACGAGAGAAATACATAGTGAAATGCAAGCTTCAGCTCGCCGCAGCACAATTCAACAATTCTTCATACCAAGTGAAACTGACGTTTTGTCAGCTACATTTAGAAGTCGATCAATTGATGAAAGAACCGTACAGAGCAAGTTTTGCAATAAGAAGCAGCTacaaaaaacgcacacacacaaacaaacaaacaaactgtaagCATTTCCCAAACATTTGACCAGAGCCAAaataaaacaagcaaacaagactcagtaaaaacaaaaacacacacacacgcaaacaaccaaccaaccaacctaccaaCGATCAAATTACCTCTCTGACTCCATCTTGTAAGATTCTGACCTCTGTGACGTCATCGACCCCTCTCAAGACGAAGAATGGCGTCACGGTCACGTGACGTGTCGAGGAGAGTGCCGTGTGCACAGAGATCGTGTAGACAAACATGTCGCCAGCTTGGTTGTCTGCTAATGGTAGATATGCCCACTGAAAAACATGGACAACAGATCGTTGGAGCAGAAATGTAGTCTTAAGAGCCATGtctttatcacacacacacacacacacacacacacacatacacacacacgcacgcacgcacgtacacacacggatagtgcctttgtagtgcacttgcactacaacggcactgggtgcagtgcctttctagtgcacttgcactacaacggcactgagtgcagtactcgctccggcatcgaagaatgttcactaaaaaaggcacaacatttgacctatttcgtcgcctatagaggacggaaagaatgtcattttgaacattgttatgacattctttccgtcaaaaaagtcaacttaACGGGAAAAAAGTCAACTTAACGGTGTCAAAACAAAGTGAGGACTTACTGTAAGACCTCACACCGAGTGAGGACTTACTGTAGGACCTCAGTGTGTAGGTGTGTAGACCACCTAAAGACCTCACTATGAGagcagttcacacacacacacacacacacacacacacacacacacacacacacacattgtgttAATCTGGGTGTTTTTTGTACTCGGTGACCTGCGAGAAGGACAGTGAAAAGCCCATCTCCTATCACCATTTTCGGAGTTTCGTAGGTAAGAACTTAAGGTAATATTTAGCATTGTAAACTCAGGGAAGTTCTTGGAGCAATATAAGTCTCTCAATTTACGTAACTTAATTGGTCTTTCAAGACAAAGAAAGTCAGTTGACCTGCTATTTGTCTTACTAAATGAACTTGAGAAATATGGTTTAAGAAGGAAATCATTGGCATGGCCATTTTAAGTATGCAAATAACGGGTACAGCTCGACAAAAATGGCGAACAAAAGGATGCGTTTCCGGTTCCACCGACGACAAAACTAACTAGATTATGCCCACTGTTGGAGCTACTTCCGTCATTTAGTGTCACTTGAGCAAGTCTTCACATTAATAACAGTGACTGCTAtaaaatattaacagctattgtgttttcagcgtagcaatagggtccgatatttagacgagacaagtacaatgccgacgagtcgcattatactttacttgttcgagtctaaatatcggaccctattgctacgctgaaaacataacagcgtttatatagctattctgacattatattctgtgttaaaatcatgtttttgtcagcaacaagtaccagaatggtccatgtcgttgattgcagacgacggttatagTGCGCTTATCCCTAtgcgcatgaagccacggaaatcaccgaacattgaaaaaccaaCGGACATGGCATTGCGGAGAagactcgggataaccggatgtttagcattacgtcaatatgctatgaatcatatgacgtcatgacgtatcatgcttccTTACGTATAttctatgttcgaaagtctgacttctgttggggatTTGCGtgatgaagactgcggtaaatctgtagatgataagagaacaaggattgtctcagaagaaacgactacatgtttcagaccggtaacttcatttcaacattgcactatacaatggacgttctatgtgacaggagagtttgctgattttgtgttaaacatagGAAAGATCGtttgctagaatcagagataggtcgcgtcagattgcagcttcttgaACTTtacaaggtttgttgcctgttatagaactggattttacacgtaatgtatgtcatgtacagtaagcaacaaaaaacacacacacaaagcaaatggcatcgtctgtcgactagtcacagaaacaaacctggcgaggtatgcgtgtactttatacacgtggaagaaaccggaaccatgcgtctttgttattgccgatatcgtttggatatcggcaaaaaattaccaacttccgtagcgttatcctttggtttaaacaatgctttattaaatcaaacatggtacaacaatacaacgataaacaatagggacacgaactcaagcgaacgcttatattatcCTTTGATGATCGCaatagggatgtgtgagaccatccaatcacagccctcgaattcccccacgtatcaaccagaatagctatataatacaataactttactggacactttgaatttacaacgcttaaaaaaataaaaaaaaacagactGCCAACGTTAACAAATTggatcaagctaagttcttgttactaattgtttgtatgtttaaagaccattgggtcgatatatttgtgactgtgacgtattgttttgtcaataacaaacgttccaacaacctacctttcttgggtttttttttattacaacgTTAAAGTTGTAGAAAAACGATTTCTTAAAATCAACCGACACCATTAGACGGAAGCTCACCAGTGCACTGTCAGCCTTGTCCAGTCTCCTGACGAACACCAGCGTGACCACAGTCATGACGAACAGCGCCAGGATGACCGACAGAACGTAGGGACTGTCGTGCAGATATTTGATGAAGTTGGCGAAAATGTCGCTAAAGTCTATGGACGTGGGAGCCACGACGAATTCGCTGAGACTGAAGGCGCCAAAAAAGTTGGATTTAAACTGGACGTGCCCGTTGGGGTCAATTCCTTGCAACTGAAACGGACAATTATGAACTGTTAGATAACGAAATACAAACATGCAACACAGCTTCTAGCCCGAGAGCAGTGAGCCGAGGATCTGAAGTCTAGTGATCTACAAACTGGACTCGGTTCCGAGTCGTCTGGAATTTGCTTGACCTACGTTTGGTATAGAAACATTATTTGCTTAAATTGATTAAATCTGGTGGGTGGTGGTATGTCAGTTACAAGCTGGCTAAACCTGTTTATGAAGATATTTTTAATCAGAAATGGCGTTAGAAAACAATGTTGGGGCTATTAATAGATATAGTTCTCAAATGTACTTTGATGTTGACAATTATAACGCTTATCCTGATCTATATAGACCTTGTGTTTGTCAAAAGAAATATCCCTATCATTAcaccaattaaaaaaaatatatatataaaaaagtGTATTTGTGGAAATGATGAAAACAACTGATCATGCATCATAACCTAATTCCAAGACCTCCAGAGGGTGAGGAAAGCTTGCCTCTCTCAAAATTCCGAATCTCTGTTTAATTCTCCATGTTTACTCAAAAGGATATGCTTTGACCAAAAATTTTAACAACCATGCTTTTCTGTGAGCAATTCTGCTCTATATTAatcaagacttgactaaattgTAAAACGACAAAAAACATCCACCTATCAGACGACAAACCTGCAATCCGGAGTTCGTGCTCCAGGCTGCCCCCTGTGTGTTCCACGTGATGGCAGACAGTCCGGCACTGTTCAGAGTCTGCGAGGCGTTGGTCAGTACCGCCAGTAACCGTCTGCGGCCTAGCAGTACTGCGGATCCTAGTCACAGAGGCAGAGGGTAATAGTCATTGTCAGAGGTACATTACAATAAGATAAGATCATATATATACCTATGCCATTGTTTAATATCAGAGTCAAAATATTCGGCCCTactgctacgctgaaaacacaataataTTATGTTTACAGAGGCAGAGAGGGTAATATCCAATGTATAATATAAGATACATAACACGTAGAGAGAAGAAGATGGTAATGATtgacagctattgtgttttcagcgtaacAGTAGGGCCGTATATTTTaaacgagacaagtataatgccgacgagagGCAGAGAGGGTAATATCTATTTCATATTATACTCCAGGGCCGACATGCAAGAGTCGAGGTTAGCGACTTCGGTCCGGTTTATACTGCCCTGACGGTACAGTTTATACTGCCCTGACGGTACAGTTTAACCTGAACGCAAGTCTCTTACGTTGACTCCTGCATGCCGGCCCAGACAAATATCACATTAAAATCGCTGGATTCGGCACAGAcatgaaaaatgaaataaaaaatgaaaaaatggaCTAATCACTGCATAGGGCAAAGACAAGAAGAGACTAATACTTACTGCATACATTAGTGTGGGCACAGTCACTGCCTACATTactaataacaataataatgcataatatttataaagcgcatgtatccagggtttaaccctgctcaaagcgctgtacaatcattggATAAAATACAACATAACACTATGTacagtgcaatcacacacaaatatcaatgaataacacaatgcactataaaacatcacacgcgcggacacacacacacacacgcactatatAATACACATTGCacaataatacattatcacaaacatacGCACTCACGCGCGCGCAACACACATACGTGATTATACTAACATTTGTAGACATGCGCATACGGCACAACATGATCTTTAGGGGCTGGGGTAAGCTAATTtattgagagaaaaacaagtcgcgtaaggcgaaattactacatttagtcaagctgtggaactcacagaatgaaactgaacgcactgcagttTTTCACAATggccgtagtccgccgctcgcgcaaaacgcagtgaaatcgacgagcctgtttagcgcggtaatggttgcgctgtgctgcatagcacgcttttctgtacctctcttagttttaactttctgagcgtgtatttaatccaaacatatcatatctatatgtttttggaatcaggaaccgacaagaaataagatgaaattgtttttaaatcgatttcggaaaatttattttaatcataatttttatatttttaattttcagagcttatttttaatccgaatataacatatgtatatgtttttgaaatcagaaaataatacagaataagatgaacgtaattttggatcgttttataaaaaaaaatgtaaatacaattttcagatttttaatgaccaaagtcatcaattaatttttaagccaccaagctgaaatgcaataccaaagtccggcctttgtcgaagattgctcggccaaaatttcaatcaatttgattgaaaaatgagggtgtgacagtgccgcctcaacttttacaaaaagccggatatgacgtcatcaaagacatttatcgaaaaaatgaaaaatgtatagggatatcatacccaggaactctcatgtaaaatttcataaagatcggtccagtagtttactctgaatcgctctacacacagacagacagacacacacacagacacacacacacacatacaccacgaccctcgtctcgattccccctctatgttaaaacatttagtcaaaacttgactaaatgtaaaaaggaacaagtcgcgtaaggcgaaaatacaatatttagtcaagtagctgccatttttcagcaagaccgtatactcgtagcatcgtcagtccaccgctcatggcaaaggcagtgaaattgacaagaagagcggggtagtagttgcgctaagaaggatagcacgcttttctgtacctctctttgttttaactttctgagcgtgtttttaatccaaacatatcatatctatatgtttttggaatcaggaaccgacaaggaataagatgaaagtgtttttaaattgatttggacaatttaattttaataataatttttatatatttaattttcagagcttgtttttaatccgaatataacatatttatatgtttttggaatcagcaaatgatggagaataagataaacgtaaatttggatcgttttataaattttaattttttttacaattttcagatttttaatgaccaaagtcattaattaatttttaagccaccaagctgaaatgcaataccgaaccccgggcttcgtcgaagattacttgaccaaaatttgaaccaatttggttgaaaaatgagggcgtgacagtgccgcctcaactttcacgaaaagccggatatgacgtcatcaaagacatttatcaaaaaaatgaaaaaaacgttcggggatttcatacccaggaactctcatgtcaaatttcataaagatcggtccagtagtttagtctgaatcgctctacacacacacacacacacacacgcacgcacgcacatacaccacgaccctcgtttcgattccccctcgatgttaaaacatttagtcaaaacttgactaaatgtaaaaagagaaaaagaaaacacagtAGCCTAAACTGAGCCCGAAGAAGACTTGGCGAAGACTTGGCGAAGACTTGGCAAAGTCCTTCGACCAAAAATCAATGCaaaagcttcgtgaagtagactccacgaagtcgacttcgtctAATTAATTTGAGATTTAGACTTGCCTGAAAACGAAGCCCTGACGCAGACGCGTGGCTTGGCAGCGACGTCAGTTACGTACAAGAAAGCCATCCCACCCCTTAAAACCACCAAGACGCCATCGTGAGGATGGTTGACGTCAACACCAGATGACGTCACAGTAAAAGAAAAGTCAAAAATGGCGTCCGTGGGATCTTCGTTGAATCTTCCTGTCAGCACCAGAGTCTTTCCAGCCGGCAAAGAAAACTCAGCAGACAGAAACTGCCCCTGTAGCCACTCCATGCACCAAATGGAATCATCCTCCAGCCTAACAGCAGCGGATGAATCTTTCGCGGGCGGTTCCAAGGTGAGCAAAATAGGGTCCGCAGGGTCGACCGCCTGGCTTTCACCTTGCTCGTTCTCTAGGCGGGTGAGAATCACTTTCCCTTTCTGCTGTGTGTCCGGAGACCTCGACTTGTCAACGTAAGCAGCTTCTCCGTAGACTATCATCTGTGATATACACAAAAGAACAACAGAATCAGTACGTTATGCTCTATGACGTGATCAAAAGGATTTAGACGCAATCATCTGTGACATATACAGCTGCGTCAGAGCTCAGTAGTCTCCACAGTAAACGTGGCCATGTTGTCTTTTTGATCTATCCCGGTATGCTAGGACTCTGTTTATACTAGTCTCGCTAAATGAGATACCGCGCATTGACAAGCAGTAATGGCCTTTTATGGTAGTGTTTCCCAATGGAATAATCGTCTAAACCATCAGTTTACGTTCACAAATACTCCCaggctttttattttttcattctattttttttacagGCACTACAATCATCTTCTTGCCCGAACCCTTACCGCTTGGACGCATCCTGACTGCTCTCCTTGGAAAGCACGTTCATTTCATAGAATTTATTTAGTTCAGGGTGACCCACAAAAAATGTAACTCTACAAAATGCTAATATCTTCTACATCTGTGGACCG
Encoded proteins:
- the LOC138977028 gene encoding uncharacterized protein; its protein translation is MFHCVLNRLSSVRTFLFHSRPDHDDSISVAALASAANASRQPSGPCFPNPCNNSGTCGPGQYSGFSCTCKPGFDGPTCALNQGLGEIESLDMSNAVVAKGTINSTLGNIQSGATNLTSDLSAMNSYVDIVSATVNKLQNASTWSDSDKIQVGTEVIQTVGNLMSSLSSCDDACAQTTDVTSNVQSMENSVLDLGVTLTREAREADLEIEGTKMMKVRYRKKPANEMVRQETETDGVKVKLPESLADRHATSALLLKMIVYGEAAYVDKSRSPDTQQKGKVILTRLENEQGESQAVDPADPILLTLEPPAKDSSAAVRLEDDSIWCMEWLQGQFLSAEFSLPAGKTLVLTGRFNEDPTDAIFDFSFTVTSSGVDVNHPHDGVLVVLRGGMAFLYVTDVAAKPRVCVRASFSGSAVLLGRRRLLAVLTNASQTLNSAGLSAITWNTQGAAWSTNSGLQLQGIDPNGHVQFKSNFFGAFSLSEFVVAPTSIDFSDIFANFIKYLHDSPYVLSVILALFVMTVVTLVFVRRLDKADSALWAYLPLADNQAGDMFVYTISVHTALSSTRHVTVTPFFVLRGVDDVTEVRILQDGVRENFKSGTVSNFVMTSRINLGQLLELRIWHDNKGNNPNWKLDRVVVCDQTTQEM